A region from the Chrysoperla carnea chromosome 4, inChrCarn1.1, whole genome shotgun sequence genome encodes:
- the LOC123298721 gene encoding zinc finger protein 626-like, whose translation MVVQSRCFTCERCWKIYKYRRGLWSHQKYECGKPRSFKCPYCEYASYVKSNLRKHVIIHDVLLTKTTHAVFRQSPNLNIDLLRNYSVNREIYRTIINCFKCGQCSKMYKYRMNLVSHQKYECGKPRSFKCPHCYSCNICSKMYKYRPNLSRHQKYECGKPPSFKCPHCEYACHVKSNLKSHIICRHSKIYE comes from the exons ATGGTAGTTCAAAGtagat GTTTTACATGTGAGAGATgttggaaaatatataaatatcgaAGGGGCTTATGGAGTCACCAGAAATACGAATGTGGAAAGCCTAGATCCTTTAAATGCCCGTACTGTGAATATGCAAGCTAtgtcaaatcaaatttaagaaaacatgtgataatt CATGACGTTCTATTAACGAAGACAACGCATGCAGTATTTAGACAAAGTCCAAATCTTAATATCGATTTACTTCGAAACTATTCCGTAAACAGAGAAATTTATCgtacaataataaatt gTTTTAAATGTGGTCAATGTtcgaaaatgtataaatatcgGATGAATTTAGTGAGTCATCAGAAATACGAATGTGGAAAACCACGATCATTTAAATGTCCACACT GTTATTCATGTAATATATGctcaaaaatgtataaatatcgACCGAATTTGTCACGTCATCAGAAATACGAATGTGGAAAACCACCGTCATTTAAATGTCCACACTGTGAATATGCGTGCCATGTTAAATCAAACTTAAAATCACATATAATTTGTCGACATTCTAAAatctatgaataa
- the LOC123298722 gene encoding zinc finger Y-chromosomal protein 1-like has protein sequence MLEAWEKKEFGTSEFNKKRYLHLYPCHMCHKRYKYKHGLNQHLKYECGKDPAFLCGICNYATHVKNVEMLEPILELDTNISPNQLMLSLSHSCEKCPRTFKHKSSLYTHRKYECGQDPHFICSICDYRTYYKGNLQKHLARHNNTSLSLIESDDKDEIKDVLMTVDLAEKSTTSTNSTSINNTPPSTTIKKINNNKITTNKKHENHKHPSFRYYYWAAIRKFQCPMCDYKTSRKGDLKTHMFKHSNTDESQRFVCLYCSKSYKYPTSLRKHVRSVCEKDPKYNAFVGYR, from the exons atgttggaAGCTTGggagaaaaaa gAATTTGGTACAagtgaatttaataaaa aacgATATTTACATCTATATCCATGTCATATGTGCCACAAACGATATAAATACAAACATGGATTAAATCAACATTTAAAGTATGAATGTGGAAAAGATCCAGCATTTTTATGTGGAATATGTAATTATGCAACGCatgtgaaaa ATGTGGAGATGCTGGAACCAATACTTGAATTAGACACAAATATATCTCCAAATCAATTAATGCTTTCATTATCACATTCATGTGAGAAATGTCCACGTACATTTAAACATAAATCGAGTTTATATACGCATCGTAAATATGAGTGTGGTCAAGATCCGCATTTTATATGTAGTATATGCGATTATCGAACATATTATaaaggaaatttacaaaaacatttagcACGACACAATAATACCAGTTTATCATTGATCGAATCAGATGATAAAGATGAAATAAAAGATGTTTTAATGACTGttgatttagctgaaaaaaGTACAACTTCAACGAATAGTACATCAATCAATAATACTCCCCCATctacaacaattaaaaaaatcaataacaataaaataactaCAAATAAAAAGC aTGAAAATCACAAACATCCATCATTTCGCTATTATTATTGGGCAGCCATACGAAAATTTCAATGCCCTATGTGTGATTACAAGACAAGTCGTAAGGGTGATTTGAAAACGCATATGTTTAAGCATTCGAATACAGACGAATCACAACGTTTCGTATGCTTATATTGTTCAAAATCGTATAAATATCCAACAAGTTTACGTAAACATGTACGATCTGTTTGTGAAAAAGATCCTAAGTATAATGCATTTGTTGGATATCGTTAA
- the LOC123298720 gene encoding zinc finger protein 425-like, with protein MGDEAIYECNTCHRRYVRKSSLLLHKKHKCGQAQNFSCELCEYKTHYKGKRPFKCDTCTRSYMYRSGLYLHKRYECGKDPMFSCHLCTYRAHQRHSVKRHLKIKHNLCVNMHYFGRPFFCSKCNRAYKHKWSLVHHCRYECGKEPSFRCNSCDYATRVKITDFPCSTCPRRYKYRTNLLNHLKYECGKDPKFSCHLCTYRTKHRHSVKRHLENIHNLIVNSRDVNLQIFHVVHAQEGFTCNMCSKIYKYLRSLQRHQKYECGKSPSFQCPHCEYACQQKANLKKHVIFRHCFACNICSKIYKYRCNLSRHQKYECGKSPSFKCPHCEYACQQKANLKKHVIFRHSGKPPSFRCPECAYTCHVKANLKSRMICFSCNICSKIYKYRRSLQRHQKYECGKSPSFQCPYCEYACHVKANLKQHVICRHSGKSPSFQCPYCEYVCPLKSNLKMHVACRHSKIYE; from the exons ATGGGAG atgaAGCAATTTATGAATGTAATACTTGTCATAGAAGATATGTACGAAAATCAAGTttacttttacataaaaaacataaatgtggaCAAGCACAAAATTTTAGTTGTGAACTTTGTGAATATAAAACACATTATAAAGGAA AGCGGCCTTTCAAATGTGATACCTGTACACGTAGTTACATGTATCGTAGTGGTTTGTATCTGCATAAACGCTACGAATGTGGAAAAGATCCAATGTTTTCTTGCCATCTGTGTACATATCGTGCACATCAACGCCATAGTGTTAAacggcatttaaaaattaaacataatttatgtGTTAATATGc aTTATTTTGGTAGACCATTCTTTTGCTCAAAATGTAATCGCGCCTACAAACATAAATGGAGTTTAGTACATCATTGTCGTTATGAATGTGGAAAAGAGCCATCGTTTCGTTGCAATTCTTGCGATTATGCAACGCGTGTAAAGA TTACAGATTTCCCATGTAGTACATGTCCAAGAAGGTATAAATATCGGACGAATTTACTGAACCATCTGAAATACGAATGTGGAAAAGATCCAAAATTTTCTTGTCATCTATGTACATATCGTACAAAACATCGCCATAGTGTTAAACgacatttagaaaatatacacaatttaattgttaattcgAGAGACgtaaat TTACAGATTTTCCATGTAGTACATGCCCAAGAAG GTTTTACATGTAATATGTGttcgaaaatatataaatatttaagaagttTACAACGCCATCAGAAGTATGAATGTGGAAAATCACCATCTTTCCAGTGTCCTCATTGTGAATATGCATGTCAGCAAAAAGCAAATTTAAAGAAGCATGTAATATTTCGACatt GTTTTGCATGTAATATATGctccaaaatttataaatatcgatGCAATTTATCTCGTCATCAGAAATACGAATGTGGAAAATCTCCATCTTTTAAGTGTCCTCATTGTGAATATGCATGTCAGCAAAAAGCAAATTTAAAGAAGCATGTAATATTTCGACattc TGGAAAACCACCATCTTTTCGTTGTCCAGAGTGTGCATATACATGCCATGTAAAAGCCAATTTGAAATCCCGTATGATCT GTTTTTCATGTAATATATGctcgaaaatatataaatatcgaAGGAGTTTGCAACGTCACCAGAAATATGAATGTGGAAAGTCACCATCTTTTCAATGCCCCTACTGTGAATATGCATGTCATGTTAAAGCAAATTTGAAACAACATGTCATTTGCCGGCATTC TGGAAAATCACCATCTTTTCAATGCCCATATTGTGAATATGTCTGCcctttaaaatcaaatttgaaaatgcaTGTCGCTTGCCGACATTCTAAGATTTATGAATAA